One part of the Bacillus sp. FJAT-45350 genome encodes these proteins:
- the tenA gene encoding thiaminase II, which produces MKFSQRLHTELQPIWRKNHNHPFVKGIGDGTLDKDKFRFFMIQDYLYLIDYAKLFALGAIKATDVETMGKFANLLDSTLNEEMSLHRQYAKKFEISEEELETAKPSPTTLAYTHYMLHVGQNGTLADLVAALLPCMWSYNEIGKELNQIPGAADHEFYGEWIEMYSSKEFSELTDWTINLLDELTDGMKEVELKKLEEIFLNTTRFEYMFWDMSYNEAMWPMDEKN; this is translated from the coding sequence ATGAAATTTAGTCAACGATTACATACGGAATTACAGCCAATATGGAGAAAAAATCATAATCATCCATTTGTTAAAGGAATAGGTGATGGTACGTTAGATAAGGATAAGTTTCGTTTTTTCATGATTCAAGATTATTTATATTTAATTGATTATGCGAAGCTATTTGCTCTTGGGGCAATTAAAGCAACGGATGTTGAGACAATGGGGAAATTTGCAAATCTATTAGACTCTACATTAAATGAAGAAATGTCTCTGCATCGTCAATATGCAAAGAAATTTGAGATATCTGAAGAGGAATTAGAAACAGCGAAGCCTTCGCCGACAACGTTAGCATATACTCATTACATGCTACATGTTGGTCAAAATGGAACATTAGCGGATTTAGTTGCTGCACTTTTACCTTGCATGTGGAGTTATAATGAGATTGGTAAAGAGCTAAATCAAATTCCAGGCGCTGCGGATCATGAATTTTACGGTGAATGGATTGAAATGTATAGCTCGAAAGAATTTAGCGAATTAACGGATTGGACGATTAATTTACTAGATGAATTAACAGATGGCATGAAGGAAGTAGAACTTAAAAAGCTAGAGGAAATCTTCTTAAATACAACTCGTTTTGAATACATGTTCTGGGATATGTCTTATAATGAAGCAATGTGGCCGATGGACGAGAAAAATTAA
- a CDS encoding metallophosphoesterase encodes MKLKKIILLASLLVFLTGFLYFQNNSIVITEKTIHSSTLPESFNGFQIAHLSDLHNKSFGDNQHRLIHKVEQTNPDVIVFTGDLVGWQKDGLDAGILLMEKLVEIAPTYFVTGNHEKWAMNEYSLESQLVGLGVRFLREELEMISIDGEMIQLIGIDDRPGFHLSEIEDGILEGVNLTLLEKALENEFSILLAHRPEIFSLYSEYDVDLVFSGHAHGGQIRLPFIGGLFSPNQGILPPYTSGSYNQNNTTMIVNRGLGNSSFPFRIFNRPEIGLITLTLE; translated from the coding sequence GTGAAGCTAAAAAAGATAATCTTATTAGCAAGCTTACTTGTTTTCCTAACAGGTTTCTTATATTTTCAAAATAACTCAATTGTAATAACAGAAAAAACAATTCACTCATCGACACTACCAGAATCGTTTAATGGGTTTCAGATTGCCCACTTATCAGACTTACATAATAAAAGCTTTGGTGACAATCAACATCGTTTAATTCATAAGGTTGAGCAGACAAATCCTGACGTCATTGTCTTTACCGGGGATTTAGTTGGTTGGCAAAAGGATGGGCTCGATGCAGGAATCCTATTGATGGAAAAATTAGTAGAAATCGCCCCTACTTATTTTGTAACTGGAAACCATGAGAAATGGGCGATGAACGAATACTCTCTTGAATCACAATTGGTAGGCTTAGGTGTTAGATTCCTTAGAGAGGAACTAGAGATGATTTCAATAGATGGGGAGATGATTCAACTTATCGGCATTGACGACCGGCCTGGCTTTCATCTGAGCGAGATAGAGGATGGTATATTAGAAGGAGTGAATTTAACTCTTTTAGAAAAAGCACTAGAAAATGAGTTTTCTATTCTTCTAGCACATCGACCAGAGATATTTTCTCTTTATTCAGAGTATGACGTTGATTTAGTGTTTTCAGGACATGCTCACGGAGGTCAAATCAGACTTCCCTTTATCGGCGGTCTCTTCTCTCCTAATCAAGGCATATTGCCACCCTATACGTCCGGTAGTTATAACCAAAACAACACAACGATGATTGTGAATAGAGGACTTGGAAACAGCTCTTTTCCATTCAGAATATTCAACCGCCCCGAAATCGGTCTCATCACATTAACCCTAGAATGA
- a CDS encoding MBL fold metallo-hydrolase, translating into MNRLERDGYTVYPISVPTKGSLETYNFYVVKHLNGLSLLDAGVNNEACWTSLEKSLAEQGLSVRDMTEILLTHHHGDHVGLVNRLTKQHDIPVYAHPDAIPRVKRDQEFLTMRVEFFEKLYREMNCGEAGERQVEHLKESIEKNKHLALQSPITSLIEGDTILEFEVIELPGHAPDQIGFYDKKRKWLFGGDHLIQHISSNALVEPTATGERNRSIVQYIDSLHRCSKLHMDTVFSGHGLIINEPIVLIDKRLAGIERKSARILELIINGLHTGSEIAQTLYQAVYEKQFALVMSEVIGHLDLLEYREMIEKKMVNGIWHYYS; encoded by the coding sequence ATGAATCGACTAGAGAGGGATGGATATACGGTCTATCCGATAAGTGTGCCAACGAAGGGTAGTCTTGAAACGTATAATTTTTATGTAGTGAAGCATTTGAACGGATTAAGTCTACTAGATGCGGGAGTTAATAATGAGGCATGTTGGACTAGTTTAGAAAAGTCATTGGCTGAACAAGGGTTGTCTGTTCGTGATATGACAGAAATCCTACTAACCCACCATCACGGTGATCATGTAGGGCTAGTGAATCGATTGACAAAACAGCATGACATACCAGTGTATGCTCATCCTGATGCGATTCCAAGGGTGAAACGAGACCAAGAGTTTCTAACAATGAGAGTGGAGTTTTTTGAAAAGCTATATCGTGAAATGAATTGTGGTGAAGCAGGGGAGCGACAAGTTGAGCACTTAAAGGAATCCATTGAAAAAAATAAGCATTTAGCACTTCAGTCTCCTATTACGTCGTTAATAGAAGGGGATACCATTCTGGAATTTGAAGTAATCGAATTACCAGGACACGCTCCTGATCAAATAGGATTCTACGATAAAAAAAGAAAATGGTTATTTGGTGGTGACCACCTCATTCAACATATTTCAAGCAATGCTCTAGTAGAGCCTACTGCTACAGGTGAACGAAATCGTTCGATTGTGCAATATATAGATTCTCTTCATCGATGCTCGAAGTTACATATGGATACTGTTTTTTCAGGTCATGGATTGATTATAAACGAACCAATAGTACTAATAGACAAAAGACTTGCCGGAATAGAGAGAAAGTCAGCAAGAATCTTAGAATTGATTATTAATGGTTTACATACAGGGAGCGAAATCGCTCAAACTTTATATCAAGCAGTTTATGAAAAGCAATTTGCCTTAGTTATGTCAGAGGTAATTGGACATTTAGATTTATTAGAGTATAGAGAAATGATTGAAAAGAAAATGGTAAATGGTATATGGCATTATTATAGTTAG